A portion of the Ricinus communis isolate WT05 ecotype wild-type chromosome 10, ASM1957865v1, whole genome shotgun sequence genome contains these proteins:
- the LOC8267522 gene encoding clathrin light chain 2 yields the protein MSSFGDDHGYVIDGYDHRFPSQRFYSSFSQSAGDSPPMFSSYSTGGGADDVFSSVPVSESPPSVFSVSGGGFSSEQNGQGGSNGPMLPLPDGMQAEEEEGFALREWRRQNAIRLKEKEKKENQMLHKIIQEADDFKTEFYRKRHLTIENKKASNGEKEKLFLANREMFHAEAEKNYWKAIAELIPQEVPAIEKRGKKQQDQEKKKPSIVVIQGPKPGKPTDLSRMRQLLLKLKHNPPLHMKPKPSPSAEPKKGGKVAPSAANHASTKTAPTTSATPETVIVT from the exons ATGTCATCCTTTGGTGACGACCACGGATACGTAATCGATGGCTATGATCATCGCTTTCCCTCGCAGCGATTCTACTCGTCCTTCAGCCAATCTGCTGGTGACTCGCCTCCGATGTTTTCATCTTATAGCACCGGTGGCGGTGCTGATGACGTGTTCTCATCGGTGCCAGTTAGCGAGAGTCCGCCGTCAGTTTTCTCGGTCAGTGGTGGAGGATTCTCGTCAGAGCAAAACGGACAGGGAGGTTCTAACGGCCCGATGTTGCCACTTCCAGATGGAATGCAggcagaggaagaggaaggTTTTGCATTGAGAGAGTGGCGTAG GCAGAACGCGATTAGgttgaaagagaaagagaagaaggagAACCAGATGCTACACAAGATAATCCAGGAGGCAGATGACTTTAAAACGGAGTTTTATAGGAAGCGACACTTGACTATTGAGAATAAAAAAGCTTCTAATGGGGAGAAGGAGAAG CTATTTTTGGCAAACCGGGAAATGTTCCATGCTGAAGCTGAGAAGAATTACTGGAAAGCAATTGCAGAGCTCATTCCACAGGAAGTGCCAGCCATAgagaaaagaggaaagaagCAGCAGgatcaagaaaagaagaagccCTCCATTGTCGTGATCCAGGGACCCAAGCCTGGAAAACCAACTGATCTCTCAAGAATGCGCCAGCTACTCCTCAAGCTTAAACATAATCCCCCACTCCATATGAAGCCCAAACCATCACCATCTGCAGAACCCAAAAAAGGTGGTAAGGTTGCACCTTCTGCTGCTAATCATGCATCCACTAAGACTGCACCTACAACTTCAGCAACTCCTGAGACGGTAATAGTTACTTAA
- the LOC8267521 gene encoding putative serine/threonine-protein kinase, whose protein sequence is MTFSCFNLLNSCKRKNRHSQQQTEEIVTNNVRVFSYNSLRSATKDFHPSNRIGGGGFGVVYRGVLRDGTQVAIKSLSAESKQGKHEFMTEISLISNIRHPNLVELIGCCVEDSKRVLVYEYMENNSLATSLLGSKGKHIAMDWSNRAAICLGTATGLTFLHEEVEPPIVHRDIKASNILLDGNLQPKIGDFGLAKLFPDNVTHVTTRVAGTVGYLAPEYALLGQLTKKADVYSFGVLILEIISGRSSNKAAFGEDLLVLVEWTWKLKKEERLLDLVDPELTEYPEDEVMRFIKIALFCTQAAAQQRPTMKQVVEMLSRNVNLNEKALTEPGVYRTRTTQHLGSCSSDEISSSHKKRGKQSVDLLESSNQLDCSHSVAQMLPRHMLCIDGSVWAFPPLYE, encoded by the exons ATGACCTTTAGCtgctttaatttattaaattcttgtAAAAGGAAGAATCGTCATAGCCAGCAACAGACAGAAG AGATTGTGACCAACAATGTGAGGGTCTTCTCTTATAATTCATTAAGATCAGCAACAAAGGATTTTCACCCATCAAACAGAATCGGGGGAGGCGGTTTTGGAGTTGTCTATAGG GGAGTTTTGAGAGATGGTACTCAAGTGGCCATCAAGTCTCTTTCTGCAGAATCAAAGCAGGGTAAACATGAGTTCATGACAGAGATTTCATTGATATCAAATATACGACACCCGAATCTTGTTGAGCTCATTGGCTGCTGTGTTGAGGACAGTAAACGAGTACTGGTATATGAATACATGGAGAACAACAGCCTAGCTACTTCTTTGCTAG GTTCAAAAGGTAAACATATTGCCATGGACTGGTCTAACAGAGCTGCCATTTGTCTTGGCACTGCTACTGGTCTTACATTTCTACACGAGGAAGTTGAACCGCCTATTGTGCACAGAGATATCAAGGCTAGTAACATACTTCTTGATGGAAACTTACAACCAAAAATAGGGGATTTTGGGTTGGCAAAACTTTTTCCAGACAATGTCACTCATGTTACTACTCGAGTTGCAGGAACAGT AGGATATCTGGCTCCAGAGTATGCCCTACTAGGACAGCTTACAAAAAAGGCTGATGTATATAGTTTTGGTGTGCTCATACTTGAAATAATTAGTGGGAGAAGTAGCAATAAGGCAGCATTTGGAGAGGATTTGTTGGTTCTGGTTGAATGG ACATGGAAACtgaagaaggaagaaaggcTTCTGGATCTCGTTGATCCGGAATTGACGGAGTATCCAGAGGATGAAGTAATGCGCTTCATTAAGATTGCACTATTTTGTACCCAAGCAGCTGCACAACAAAGACCCACCATGAAGCAAGTAGTGGAGATGCTTTCCAGAAATGTCAATCTAAACGAGAAGGCGCTGACAGAACCAGGGGTGTACAGGACTAGAACCACTCAGCATTTGGGTAGTTGTAGTTCAGATGAGATATCATCTTCACATAAGAAAAGGGGCAAGCAATCAGTAGATCTCCTTGAAAGCTCTAATCAATTAGATTGTTCTCACAGCGTGGCACAAATGCTTCCCAG GCACATGCTATGTATTGATGGGTCGGTTTGGGCGTTTCCTCCTTTATATGAATGA
- the LOC8267520 gene encoding serine/arginine repetitive matrix protein 5 isoform X2, translating to MVTKEKDEELALFLEMRRREKDNALLDPPLGTNNALVASPISKIVSSVPMIRKTAADKFLDSENDKSDYDWLLTPPGTPLFPSWEKESQKTVMSQNGISNTRVTALKSRLTNIQEEPALRSNIASKRTTLPSQPSYSNTSNRRPSSSGGPASATRPATPTGRPTLSTTTKPSRASTPTSRATLPSSKPMGNPVRSSTPTRTVARSSTPTARPSVPASKSTSRSATPTRQMTTPSSAPCVAAPPGGRSSSVTKSNSILKNPVQSRGSSPTVKSRPWKPNEMPGFSLDAPPNLRTSLPERPASATRGRPAGAGAGARSSSIESGSKVRPRQQSCSPARGRASNGSANGSRISIPTKGRAQNNGSDDVNPILMGTKMVERVVNMRKLAPPKQDDHHSLLNNSGGKSSSLDSTGFGRTLSKKSLDMALRHMDIRRSISGNLRPLTSIPASSVYSVRSGGSTKGKTSSVLDSPLATSSNASSEPSVNNNSLFADGIEMEVNDFGSENGNCSPTSHSGK from the exons ATGGTGACAAAAGAGAAAGATGAAGAACTCGCGCTTTTCCTGGAGATGCGGAGACGCGAGAAGGACAATGCTCTCCTTGATCCTCCTTTAG GGACTAACAATGCACTAGTAGCTTCACCAATATCTAAAATAGTTTCTTCTGTTCCGATGATCAGGAAAACTGCTGCTGATAAATTTTTGGATTCTGAGAATGATAAATCCGATTATGAttg GCTTCTAACACCGCCGGGGACCCCACTTTTTCCATCTTGGGAGAAAGAATCGCAGAAAACCGTAATGAGTCAGAACGGGATTTCTAATACTCGTGTCACTGCTCTGAAGTCAAGG TTGACCAATATCCAGGAAGAACCTGCTTTAAGATCTAATATAGCATCAAAGCGAACAACTTTGCCATCTCAACCAAGCTATTCAAATACTAGTAACAGAAGGCCCTCATCATCTGGGGGACCAGCATCTGCTACCAGACCTGCAACACCAACTGGGAGGCCCACTTTATCTACAACCACTAAACCGTCAAGAGCTTCCACTCCTACTTCACGGGCCACCTTACCTTCCTCTAAGCCTATGGGTAATCCAGTGAGATCTTCAACCCCCACGAGAACGGTTGCACGCTCTTCAACACCAACTGCAAGACCCTCAGTCCCAGCTTCCAAGTCAACATCAAGATCAGCAACTCCAACCCGTCAAATGACAACCCCTTCAAGTGCACCTTGTGTAGCTGCCCCTCCTGGTGGTCGATCTTCTTCAGTGACAAAGTCTAATTCAATATTGAAGAATCCAGTCCAATCGCGTGGCAGCTCACCTACTGTAAAGTCCAGGCCTTGGAAACCTAATGAGATGCCTGGTTTCTCACTTGATGCCCCACCTAATTTAAGAACATCATTGCCAGAAAGGCCAGCTTCAGCGACAAGGGGTAGGCCTGCTGGTGCTGGGGCAGGTGCTCGATCATCTTCTATTGAGTCCGGTTCTAAAGTAAGGCCAAGACAACAATCCTGCTCTCCTGCTAGAGGAAGGGCTTCAAATGGTAGTGCAAATGGTAGCCGTATCTCTATTCCCACTAAGGGCAGAGCACAAAACAATGGTAGTGATGATGTGAACCCAATACTCATGGGAACAAAAATGGTTGAAAGAGTGGTAAATATGAGGAAGTTGGCACCACCAAAGCAAGATGACCATCACTCTCTACTTAATAACTCAGGTGGAAAGTCATCTTCCCTTGACAGCACAGGCTTTGGTAGAACCCTCTCAAAGAAATCTTTGGATATGGCTTTGCGACATATG GATATAAGGCGAAGTATCTCAGGTAATCTACGCCCACTCACTAGCATTCCTGCTTCCTCTGTGTACAGTGTGAGATCAGGAGGATCTACAAAAGGCAAGACGAGTAGTGTTCTGGATTCTCCTCTTGCCACGAGCAGCAATGCTAGCTCTGAGCCAAGTGTGAATAATAACTCCCTTTTCGCTGATGGGATAGAAATGGAAGTCAATGATTTTGGCAGTGAGAACGGAAATTGCTCTCCTACCAGTCACTCAGGTAAGTGA
- the LOC8267520 gene encoding probable serine/threonine-protein kinase nek3 isoform X1 — translation MVTKEKDEELALFLEMRRREKDNALLDPPLGTSAVTSFLFICLVWRLEYLLLLTVWSLIHSDAGTNNALVASPISKIVSSVPMIRKTAADKFLDSENDKSDYDWLLTPPGTPLFPSWEKESQKTVMSQNGISNTRVTALKSRLTNIQEEPALRSNIASKRTTLPSQPSYSNTSNRRPSSSGGPASATRPATPTGRPTLSTTTKPSRASTPTSRATLPSSKPMGNPVRSSTPTRTVARSSTPTARPSVPASKSTSRSATPTRQMTTPSSAPCVAAPPGGRSSSVTKSNSILKNPVQSRGSSPTVKSRPWKPNEMPGFSLDAPPNLRTSLPERPASATRGRPAGAGAGARSSSIESGSKVRPRQQSCSPARGRASNGSANGSRISIPTKGRAQNNGSDDVNPILMGTKMVERVVNMRKLAPPKQDDHHSLLNNSGGKSSSLDSTGFGRTLSKKSLDMALRHMDIRRSISGNLRPLTSIPASSVYSVRSGGSTKGKTSSVLDSPLATSSNASSEPSVNNNSLFADGIEMEVNDFGSENGNCSPTSHSGK, via the exons ATGGTGACAAAAGAGAAAGATGAAGAACTCGCGCTTTTCCTGGAGATGCGGAGACGCGAGAAGGACAATGCTCTCCTTGATCCTCCTTTAGGTACCTCTGCAGTCACgtctttcttatttatttgcCTTGTTTGGAGACTAgaatatttgttattattgacTGTTTGGTCTTTGATTCATTCTGATGCAGGGACTAACAATGCACTAGTAGCTTCACCAATATCTAAAATAGTTTCTTCTGTTCCGATGATCAGGAAAACTGCTGCTGATAAATTTTTGGATTCTGAGAATGATAAATCCGATTATGAttg GCTTCTAACACCGCCGGGGACCCCACTTTTTCCATCTTGGGAGAAAGAATCGCAGAAAACCGTAATGAGTCAGAACGGGATTTCTAATACTCGTGTCACTGCTCTGAAGTCAAGG TTGACCAATATCCAGGAAGAACCTGCTTTAAGATCTAATATAGCATCAAAGCGAACAACTTTGCCATCTCAACCAAGCTATTCAAATACTAGTAACAGAAGGCCCTCATCATCTGGGGGACCAGCATCTGCTACCAGACCTGCAACACCAACTGGGAGGCCCACTTTATCTACAACCACTAAACCGTCAAGAGCTTCCACTCCTACTTCACGGGCCACCTTACCTTCCTCTAAGCCTATGGGTAATCCAGTGAGATCTTCAACCCCCACGAGAACGGTTGCACGCTCTTCAACACCAACTGCAAGACCCTCAGTCCCAGCTTCCAAGTCAACATCAAGATCAGCAACTCCAACCCGTCAAATGACAACCCCTTCAAGTGCACCTTGTGTAGCTGCCCCTCCTGGTGGTCGATCTTCTTCAGTGACAAAGTCTAATTCAATATTGAAGAATCCAGTCCAATCGCGTGGCAGCTCACCTACTGTAAAGTCCAGGCCTTGGAAACCTAATGAGATGCCTGGTTTCTCACTTGATGCCCCACCTAATTTAAGAACATCATTGCCAGAAAGGCCAGCTTCAGCGACAAGGGGTAGGCCTGCTGGTGCTGGGGCAGGTGCTCGATCATCTTCTATTGAGTCCGGTTCTAAAGTAAGGCCAAGACAACAATCCTGCTCTCCTGCTAGAGGAAGGGCTTCAAATGGTAGTGCAAATGGTAGCCGTATCTCTATTCCCACTAAGGGCAGAGCACAAAACAATGGTAGTGATGATGTGAACCCAATACTCATGGGAACAAAAATGGTTGAAAGAGTGGTAAATATGAGGAAGTTGGCACCACCAAAGCAAGATGACCATCACTCTCTACTTAATAACTCAGGTGGAAAGTCATCTTCCCTTGACAGCACAGGCTTTGGTAGAACCCTCTCAAAGAAATCTTTGGATATGGCTTTGCGACATATG GATATAAGGCGAAGTATCTCAGGTAATCTACGCCCACTCACTAGCATTCCTGCTTCCTCTGTGTACAGTGTGAGATCAGGAGGATCTACAAAAGGCAAGACGAGTAGTGTTCTGGATTCTCCTCTTGCCACGAGCAGCAATGCTAGCTCTGAGCCAAGTGTGAATAATAACTCCCTTTTCGCTGATGGGATAGAAATGGAAGTCAATGATTTTGGCAGTGAGAACGGAAATTGCTCTCCTACCAGTCACTCAGGTAAGTGA